From one Streptomyces sp. R41 genomic stretch:
- a CDS encoding DUF4232 domain-containing protein encodes MYQAKVRPDGTGTGAAIVEFTNVSGKPCAVQGHPTVAGAGNGSPEKNRPLKVTPSGSASKVLVAPGGKAWTKLTFVQVQGEADGYCVSGSTPVTYPTLVVGLPAAGSHQVALDDGVLAECDDKVTVTAVSGVKPS; translated from the coding sequence ATGTACCAGGCCAAGGTCCGGCCGGACGGCACCGGGACCGGAGCGGCGATCGTCGAGTTCACCAATGTGTCCGGCAAGCCGTGTGCCGTCCAGGGCCATCCGACGGTGGCGGGGGCGGGCAACGGTTCCCCGGAGAAGAACCGTCCGCTCAAGGTGACCCCGTCGGGCTCCGCGTCCAAGGTACTGGTCGCGCCGGGCGGGAAGGCCTGGACGAAGCTGACGTTCGTCCAGGTCCAGGGTGAGGCCGACGGCTACTGCGTATCCGGATCCACACCTGTCACCTATCCGACCCTGGTGGTGGGCCTGCCGGCCGCCGGATCACACCAAGTCGCCCTCGACGACGGCGTCCTGGCCGAGTGCGACGACAAGGTGACCGTCACCGCCGTATCGGGCGTCAAGCCCTCGTAG